The Limanda limanda chromosome 13, fLimLim1.1, whole genome shotgun sequence region TCTCGAGCAGTCATCATAAAAACGAGCCCACTACATCTGGTGACTGAAACTAGAAGCTGATTTGATTCTTTCCTCGATCGTCAACATGTGCCTCTTCACATTTTACTGAGCTTCTCCCACAGAGATGACACTGAACCGACAGAACTGACCCGGAGTCGGGCTGACGCTACTGCGGTTGTGTAACTTCGCTTAATACACAGAGTAAAATGGTGATTTAAGGGACATGAAGCGGTGTTTTCATTACCTCTTCGTCGGGGTCGTCGTACGTGATCATCTTCCTCTCGAACACCATGATTGCTGCTGTGGAATCCCCGCAGAGGACGggagctgagctgctgctgctgggtgagGACGTGAGGTCGGAGCGTCGGTCACACAGAGGAAACGGCGAGCAGGGACACCGGAAGTACCCTCCCATTGGTGGAAAAAGGTTACTGACGTGGCTGTAGTCCAATCATGAACCTGCTTTTCGTCTAAGGCCCACCCCCTCGTGATAGTTCACGCGTGGGGGAACTTTTGTTTTGGGCTGTCGAAGCGGAGTCGGACCCAGTTAACCGTCGCACAGCGTAATGGCGCTGCTCATGGACACCAGACTGCTGCTGAGGAAAGTGAAGGATTTGAGGAGTTTAACGCCCAGAAGACACCGAGTGAAAGAGAAATGGGTACGTTGTTAACACAGTGGATGAAACAGCGATAACACCATATTTCTTTATCTGTTAGTTCTTATTAGCCACTTAGCTACATGAAGTAAATCTCTACCTAAGGTCCTTTTGACAGTGATGTGTGCCCATGGTCAGCGAGAGCTCGACTAAAATGTCTGCCCCTGAAATGTAAATAGTTATTATCTATGTTAAAACAGATGACAGTGACTCCTGCagctaaaaaacatttaaagtcaaTGTTTAATAAATTGTTCACAGGCTACTACACGTGCCAAGTGCCCAGCCTCCTCCCTGGCCCTGCAGTACTTTGATGCCAACTACAGTGCCCGTCTGGGGGAGCTGTGGCCCTCGGTCCGAGTGGCCTTGCTGTCGCAGAGGAAGTACGGAGCCCTGCTCAACAATTTCTCCCATGAGGACGTCCTTGCAGACCTTCAAGCCAGGGGATGTAGAGACTTCATCAATGACATAGATACAGAGGGTAGGCGTGTGCTGCCAGAGTTCACAGTAAACCTGGCATTAGTTTAAGAGAATTTTAAGAAGTGTTgtgatttcagtttttgttaCTGAGAGCTTAGAAATCTTTCAGATCAAGCATTCCTTTAAGTTGAATTCTTCAAAAGTAATTTTATGTAATAATTCACTACATGAATTTTACTGTTGTGTTCTTTAATCATACATTAGTACACATTAAATACTCGTTCTCTTTAATGCatgtgtctttttatttcttgcTCTGGGATAAATCCTGGAGTCTCAAATTGTTAAATctcttttgtgttattttacacTATAATTGTATCCAGATTTATGATCCAAACCTTATTATCTCAATGTGAACTGCTATGAAACTTAagtcatattattatattatataaatttaaCTTCTATATTCTTGATCTTTTGCAGCTCAGCCAGGCTCGGAGGAGAAATCTGAGACTTGTGTGGAGGAGGAATCAAATAATGTTCCTGTGAAGAAATCTGATGTGGACGATCAACGGCTGTCTCCCCTGAAGCTTAGTCCTAACATCAAGTGTGCAGTGTTTCCAAGAGGAGATATCACCAGATTCAAACCTGCCAGGTGAGCTTATTCAACTTATTGGCCAAACATTTTGATTGAAGTTCTTGCTTTGTCATTAGAGGGAATTCAGAATAGATTGATAGGAAAAATATaagactttaaaaaacaaaatgttttgttgaacagaaacaaagaaattgGCCTGGCTGCTTCAGTTGTTTGAGGCGACTGTCGCTGTCAGTAATCAGAAAACATTATTGATATTGGCCCTGGGTTTCTCTGATTGAAAATTTGAGAACCATGTAATCTTCTACGATTGACTCTCAGTTCTTTCTTGTTCTCTTAAGGCCAGACAAGGAGAGGTTGCTGGGTTACTACCTGATGGACGCAGCGTCAGTGCTGCCTTGTCTTGCACTGGATGTTCAAGAAGGTCACAGTGTGCTTGACCTCTGTGCTGCTCCAGGAGGCAAGGCCCTCACTTTACTTCAAACACAGGCTATCAGTAAGTGGAGCGATCTCTCCTACCTGTTCTGTTTCTGTCAGTCGTAGTTCTGTGGCTCTGTCAGTGAATTGCTGCTAACCTttccctgtttgtgtttattgaaaagggtttttgtgtgtgaatgactCCACTCCGTCTCGGACGTTACGACTGAGAAAGGTCCTACACAGCTACCTTCCTAAGCACTTTATAGAAAATAATCTACGCATCACCACCTTTGATGGAACCAAGTGGGGGGAAATCGAGAGGAACACTTTTGACCGAGTAAGACTCACATTATCATGTTTATCCTTTTTCAGAAAAATTTCAGATAGGCAATACCTGAATAATCTGACTTTGTCCACATCATCCTTTCCTCTGTGTCCAGGTCCTTGTGGACGTTCCCTgcaccacagacagacattcACTAATTGAAGACGACAATAATATATTCAATAAGATCAGGATtggagagagacggaggctGCCACAGCTACAGCTGGAGCTACTGCTGTAAGTATCTGTGTTACTACAGATTATGAGATTACAGTTACCTTGAAGCTGAAACATGAAAACGACTATTTTATAGAAAATTAATAATCATGCTGCCATCTCTCCTGAAGGGCGGGAATCCAAGCCGCATGTCCAGGTGGGGAGATCATGTACTCCACCTGTACGCTCTCTCCAATCCAGAACCTGAGTGTGGTGGAACAAGCCGTTCACTTGGCGCGAGAGAATCACGGCATCAGCGTTGAGGTCAGTCAGTCAAACTGTCAGTATCG contains the following coding sequences:
- the nsun4 gene encoding 5-methylcytosine rRNA methyltransferase NSUN4; the encoded protein is MALLMDTRLLLRKVKDLRSLTPRRHRVKEKWATTRAKCPASSLALQYFDANYSARLGELWPSVRVALLSQRKYGALLNNFSHEDVLADLQARGCRDFINDIDTEAQPGSEEKSETCVEEESNNVPVKKSDVDDQRLSPLKLSPNIKCAVFPRGDITRFKPARPDKERLLGYYLMDAASVLPCLALDVQEGHSVLDLCAAPGGKALTLLQTQAIRFLCVNDSTPSRTLRLRKVLHSYLPKHFIENNLRITTFDGTKWGEIERNTFDRVLVDVPCTTDRHSLIEDDNNIFNKIRIGERRRLPQLQLELLLAGIQAACPGGEIMYSTCTLSPIQNLSVVEQAVHLARENHGISVEVVNLRPLTYMFRKTFHFAPDLHLGEMVIPHLAANFGPIYMCKLRRLT